From the genome of Chanodichthys erythropterus isolate Z2021 chromosome 17, ASM2448905v1, whole genome shotgun sequence:
CCAGTGACCAAGCCAGTGACTGCACCAGTGGAGCCAGTGACCAAGCCAGTGGAGCCAGTGAACGCACCTGTGGAGCCAGTGAACGCACCTGTGGAGCCAGTGACCAAGCCAGTGACTGCACCAGTGGAGCCAGTGACCAATCCAGTGACTGCACCAGTGGAGCCAGTAAATGCACCAGTGGAGCCAGTGACCAAGCCAGTGACTGCACCAGTGGAGCCAGTGACCAAGCCAGTGACTGCACCAGTGGAGCCAGTGACCAAGCCAGTGGAGCCAGTGAACGCACCTGTGGAGCCAGTGAACGCACCTGTGGAGCCAGTGACCAAGCCAGTGACTGCACCAGTGGAGCCAGTGACCAATCCAGTGACTGCACCAGTGGAGCCAGTAAATGCACCAGTGGAGCCAGTGACCAAGCCAGTGACTGCACCAGTGGAGCCAGTGACCGAGCCAGTGACTGCACCAGTGGAGCCAGTAAATGCACAAGTGGAGCCAGTGACCAAGCCAGTGACTGCACCAGTGGAGCCAGTGACCAAGCCAGTGACTGCACCAGTGGAGCCAGTAAATGCACAAGTGGAGCCAGTGACCAAGCCAGTGACTGCACCAGTGGAGCCAGTGACCAAGCCAGTGACTGCACCAGTGGAGCCAGTAAATGCACAAGTGGAGCCAGTGACCAAGCCAGTGACTGCACCAGTGGAGCCAGTGACCAAGCCAGTGACTGCACCAGTGGAGCCAGTGACCAAGCCAGTGGAGCCAGTGAACGCACCTGTGGAGCCAGTGACCAAGCCAGTGACTGCACCAGTGGAGCCAGTGACCAAGCCAGTGACTGCACCAGTGGAGCCAGTGACCAAGCCAGTGACTGCACCAGTGGAGCCAGTGACCAAGCCAGTGGAGCCAGTGACTGCACCAGTGGAGCCAGTGACCGCACCAGTGGAGCCAGTGACCAAGTCAGTGACTGCACCAGTGGAGCCAGTGACCAAGCCAGTGACTGCACCAGTGGAGCCAGTGACCAAGCCAGTGACTGCACCAGTGGAGCCAGTAAATGCACAAGTGGAGCCAGTGACCAAGCCAGTGACTGCACCAGTGGAGCCAGTGAACACACCAGTGGAGCCAGTGACCAAGCCAGTGACTGCACCAGTGGAGCCAGTGACCAAGCCAGTGACTGCACCAGTGGAGCCAGTGACCAAGCCAGTGACTGCACCAGTGGAGCCAGTGACTGCACCAGTGGAGCCAGTGAACGCACCTGTGGAGCCAGTGACCAAGCCAGTGACTGCACCAGTGGAGCCAGTGACCAAGCCAGTGACTGCACCAGTGGAGCCAGTGACCAAGCCAGTGGAGCCAGTGACTGCACCAGTGGAGCCAGTAAATGCACAAGTGGAGCCAGTGATCAAGCCAGTGACTGCACCAGATGAGCCAGTGACCAAGCCAGTGACCGCGCCAGTGGAGCCAGTGACCAAGCCAGTGACTGCACCAGTGGAGCCAGTGACCAAGCCAGTGACTGCACCAGTGGAGCCAGTGAACACACCAGTGGAGCCAGTGACCAAGCCAGTGACTGCACCAGTGGAGCCAGTGACCAAGCCAGTGACTGCACCAGTGGAGCCAGTGACCAAGCCAGTGACTGCACCAGTGGAGCCAGTGACCAAGCCAGTGGAGCCAGTGAACGCACCTGTGGAGCCAGTGACCAAGCCAGTGACTGCACCAGTGGAGCCAGTGACCAAG
Proteins encoded in this window:
- the LOC137004226 gene encoding calphotin-like — encoded protein: MKKASSENLRETEAEEGRSNVVKEQCKIRLLETEGETSSPVIPRRTTERGKPDDKVNAAGPRDKPVTAPVEPVNAPVEPVTKPVTAPVEPVNAPVEPVTKPVTAPVEPVTEPVTAPVEPVNAQVEPVTKPVTAPVEPVTKPVEPVTKPVTAPVEPVNAQVEPVTKPVTAPVEPVTKPVTAPVEPVTNPVTAPVEPVNAQVEPVTKPVTAPVEPVTKPVTAPVEPVTKPVEPVNAPVEPVNAPVEPVTKPVTAPVEPVTKPVTAPVEPVNAPVEPVTKPVTAPVEPVTEPVTAPVEPVNAQVEPVTKPMTAQVEPVTKPVTAPVEPVTKPVEPVNAPVEPVNAPVEPVTKPVTAPVEPVTNPVTAPVEPVNAPVEPVTKPVTAPVEPVTKPVTAPVEPVTKPVEPVNAPVEPVNAPVEPVTKPVTAPVEPVTNPVTAPVEPVNAPVEPVTKPVTAPVEPVTEPVTAPVEPVNAQVEPVTKPVTAPVEPVTKPVTAPVEPVNAQVEPVTKPVTAPVEPVTKPVTAPVEPVNAQVEPVTKPVTAPVEPVTKPVTAPVEPVTKPVEPVNAPVEPVTKPVTAPVEPVTKPVTAPVEPVTKPVTAPVEPVTKPVEPVTAPVEPVTAPVEPVTKSVTAPVEPVTKPVTAPVEPVTKPVTAPVEPVNAQVEPVTKPVTAPVEPVNTPVEPVTKPVTAPVEPVTKPVTAPVEPVTKPVTAPVEPVTAPVEPVNAPVEPVTKPVTAPVEPVTKPVTAPVEPVTKPVEPVTAPVEPVNAQVEPVIKPVTAPDEPVTKPVTAPVEPVTKPVTAPVEPVTKPVTAPVEPVNTPVEPVTKPVTAPVEPVTKPVTAPVEPVTKPVTAPVEPVTKPVEPVNAPVEPVTKPVTAPVEPVTKPVTKPVEPVTKPVTKPVEPVNTPVEPVTKPVTKPVEPVTKPVTKPVEPVKTPVEPVTKPVTAPVEPVTEPVTASTSLHVESWGLHRKDETGDVFQILQHGKHVPARNFIRRARNMPTLQIKRLLLNK